One window of Hujiaoplasma nucleasis genomic DNA carries:
- a CDS encoding helix-turn-helix domain-containing protein: MRDETRDFYTVPEIAKVLKVSPQTVLKLLKKNELKGFRMSNQWRISKLSLDAFIDRNSNERILKK, from the coding sequence ATGAGAGATGAAACAAGAGATTTTTACACAGTACCAGAAATAGCAAAAGTATTAAAAGTATCACCACAAACAGTATTAAAATTATTAAAGAAAAATGAATTAAAAGGATTTCGTATGAGTAACCAATGGCGCATATCAAAACTAAGCCTAGATGCATTTATTGATAGAAATTCAAACGAAAGAATCTTAAAGAAATAA
- a CDS encoding phage antirepressor KilAC domain-containing protein, which translates to MIRTFKNAEYGTIRAAVVNKKPYLCLVDISRTLGIANSQTSRTGIPDSDLKRIEIKEKSKIKVRLFVKIKHLSKFIYKSKKPEIDEINDWFYATILPKLLNSLDYSIDEYEDGEKIIKLIEENKHLKIRNTVLETDMNMLKPKVRYINELLGSKNCVDLDRVSKIIKYPGIGNTNLFKILRTMNILDETNQPYQEFCDKRYFRVVDATVIVAGNVVSSQRTYVYKKGIALIEKILKEYKTKNHER; encoded by the coding sequence ATGATTAGAACATTTAAAAATGCAGAATATGGAACAATAAGAGCTGCAGTTGTAAATAAAAAGCCGTACTTGTGTCTAGTAGATATTTCTAGAACACTAGGTATAGCCAATTCACAAACAAGTAGGACAGGTATTCCTGATTCAGACCTAAAGCGTATAGAAATAAAAGAAAAAAGCAAAATAAAAGTAAGATTGTTCGTAAAAATTAAGCATTTAAGTAAGTTTATCTATAAATCAAAGAAACCTGAAATTGATGAAATAAATGATTGGTTTTATGCCACCATTCTACCAAAATTACTAAACTCACTAGACTATAGCATAGATGAATATGAAGATGGTGAAAAAATAATTAAACTCATCGAAGAAAACAAGCATTTAAAAATAAGAAACACTGTACTAGAAACAGACATGAATATGTTAAAACCTAAAGTCAGATATATCAACGAACTACTTGGATCAAAAAATTGTGTTGACCTAGACAGAGTTTCAAAAATCATTAAATATCCAGGTATAGGGAATACCAACTTATTTAAAATTTTAAGAACAATGAATATATTAGATGAAACCAATCAACCCTATCAAGAGTTCTGTGACAAAAGATATTTTAGAGTTGTAGATGCTACAGTTATTGTTGCAGGAAACGTTGTCAGTTCGCAAAGAACATACGTTTATAAAAAAGGCATAGCATTAATAGAAAAAATACTAAAGGAGTATAAAACAAAAAACCATGAGAGATGA
- a CDS encoding tyrosine-type recombinase/integrase, whose product MIKPINLTLMHSQKLKEQVLEFIKYHDVKPITKESYRRILLRYVEYVEHLTEPPIRDDVKQYRDTLIKDHSANTVQKYIVVVRLFYAWLYAEGKGDNIAINIKGPRIENTFKRESLSEKQARQLLEYAKKESSKGIIEYRNFTMIALMISTGFRTIEIERADVSDIHFIGDSHVLYVMGKGRDEKDSYNKLSPLVYKLIETYLMMRSDEHKPLFINHGSTYKEIRLKTRSISKIVKKYLLGINIDSKKFTAHSLRHTAATLAMEKGADLYSAQHMLRHKNTNTTKIYLHKINRRKEKYEEIIGDDLLKGLT is encoded by the coding sequence ATGATAAAGCCAATAAATTTAACTTTAATGCATAGTCAAAAACTAAAAGAACAGGTACTTGAATTTATAAAGTATCACGATGTTAAACCAATTACAAAAGAAAGCTATAGAAGGATATTGCTTAGGTATGTAGAATATGTTGAACATTTAACTGAACCACCAATTCGAGATGATGTTAAACAATATCGTGATACTTTGATAAAAGACCATAGTGCTAATACTGTTCAAAAATATATTGTCGTTGTTAGATTGTTTTATGCCTGGCTATACGCTGAAGGCAAAGGAGACAATATCGCAATCAATATAAAGGGTCCAAGAATAGAAAATACATTCAAGCGTGAATCATTAAGTGAAAAACAAGCAAGACAACTCTTAGAATATGCTAAAAAAGAATCATCTAAAGGCATTATCGAATATAGAAACTTTACAATGATTGCATTAATGATTTCAACAGGATTTAGAACGATTGAAATAGAAAGAGCAGATGTCTCAGATATTCACTTCATTGGTGATTCTCATGTGCTATATGTTATGGGTAAAGGTAGAGATGAAAAAGACTCCTATAACAAACTTTCACCCCTAGTATATAAACTAATTGAAACATATTTAATGATGCGTTCAGATGAACATAAACCCTTGTTTATTAACCATGGAAGCACATATAAAGAAATTAGATTAAAAACTAGATCAATCAGTAAAATAGTTAAAAAATATCTACTTGGAATTAATATTGATAGTAAAAAATTTACAGCTCACAGCCTGCGTCATACAGCGGCGACTCTAGCAATGGAAAAGGGTGCTGATTTATATAGTGCTCAACATATGCTCAGACACAAAAACACAAACACTACCAAAATCTATTTACACAAAATAAATAGGCGCAAAGAAAAATATGAAGAAATCATAGGTGACGACTTACTTAAAGGGCTTACCTAA
- a CDS encoding helix-turn-helix domain-containing protein — MKEKIVYKKVKLHREYLKVQRDKLKVTGEDVSDKIGISYHYYAQIENGEKGCKLSVRMLLKMAQALEVDICNLIESEKAYIESYDKANKFNFNA; from the coding sequence ATGAAAGAGAAGATAGTTTATAAAAAAGTGAAACTTCACAGAGAATATTTAAAAGTGCAAAGAGATAAGTTAAAAGTAACTGGAGAGGATGTTTCAGATAAAATAGGTATTAGTTATCATTACTACGCTCAAATTGAAAACGGTGAGAAAGGCTGTAAGTTATCCGTTAGAATGTTACTTAAAATGGCTCAGGCTTTAGAAGTTGATATATGCAATCTAATAGAATCTGAAAAAGCATATATTGAGTCCTATGATAAAGCCAATAAATTTAACTTTAATGCATAG
- a CDS encoding helix-turn-helix domain-containing protein has translation MSADHLCDNSNQLFIGENLEKLRKSYKLKMTEVADVIGKTRQGYRNYEKGLRDISIQDLITLSGFYNVSLDVLVANPSSLKSDKTLAFRSFETVDNEIQEIMPITISTVFDDVICYKKDNENYLFFWKTNLNQVGHVMIFDYYDKIYVSKVFYNHSGGGHFYINDEPKYFNKPGSENIIFKGVLMADLNKRMDIPCFFD, from the coding sequence ATGTCAGCTGACCATTTATGTGATAATTCAAATCAATTATTTATTGGAGAAAACTTAGAAAAGCTACGCAAGTCATACAAACTTAAAATGACCGAAGTTGCGGACGTCATAGGAAAAACGAGACAAGGTTACAGAAATTATGAAAAAGGTCTGAGAGATATTAGCATTCAAGATTTAATAACACTGAGTGGTTTTTATAATGTGTCACTTGATGTCCTAGTCGCGAATCCATCATCACTAAAAAGTGATAAGACTCTAGCTTTTAGGTCTTTTGAAACTGTCGATAATGAGATTCAAGAAATAATGCCAATAACAATATCCACTGTTTTTGATGATGTTATTTGTTATAAAAAAGATAATGAGAACTACTTGTTTTTTTGGAAGACTAACCTCAATCAAGTAGGCCATGTTATGATATTTGATTATTATGATAAGATATATGTCTCAAAAGTATTTTATAATCACAGTGGTGGTGGCCACTTCTATATCAATGATGAACCTAAATACTTTAACAAACCAGGATCTGAAAACATCATCTTTAAAGGTGTCCTTATGGCAGACCTTAATAAACGCATGGATATTCCTTGTTTTTTCGATTAG
- a CDS encoding recombinase family protein, translating to MQKKRVIVIEPTQVIHEDKNGLPTLKPKLKVCAYARVSTDSEDQLHSVEAQKSVYTEKIQENEAWDFIGLYADEGLSGTSIKKRPQFLKMIKDAKDGKIDLILTKSLSRFARNTVDTLTIIRELREQNVDVFFEKENIYSSDTKVDFMLTIFSSIAQEEARNISENVKWGFRKRFKEGKVHINTKRFLGYDKDDLGKIIINEAQAKTVRIIFDMYISGASLKEIVSFLTENQLKNGRGEVFWVSATVNAILTNEKYCGDAILQKRVTVDYLTHKSVKNDGHAPKYYIMNNHEPIISRTKFELAQELKKKRSRKRKQSNYGNIYPLSGIVFCGQCGAVMNRSYYNYGKDNERVVLTCRKNNKGHVCSNKPIDNNTLEKAIIDSIKALKLSDENIIDETLDIVQSCLNSTHIEDEITSLKKDITKTQKDIKDIININVDSISNNSDFYKSIYDEKKAELIDLKAKLSNKKSLLLSKHLHEERIQEMKLFLDGHIGLNKNILLNAYKFIIALNPSEALLLINDEVITNKRIDEDLDIYKAISPIYTGYAKSPNGKQEIHYKVIDLRKAK from the coding sequence ATGCAAAAAAAGAGAGTAATTGTGATAGAACCTACTCAAGTGATTCACGAAGATAAAAATGGCTTGCCAACTTTAAAACCAAAGTTGAAAGTATGTGCATATGCTAGAGTTTCTACTGATTCAGAAGATCAACTACATAGTGTCGAAGCCCAAAAGAGTGTATATACTGAAAAGATCCAAGAAAACGAAGCATGGGATTTCATTGGCCTATATGCAGATGAAGGTTTATCTGGCACAAGTATTAAAAAAAGACCACAGTTTTTAAAGATGATTAAAGATGCTAAGGATGGTAAAATTGATTTAATACTAACCAAGTCCTTATCAAGGTTTGCTAGAAACACTGTCGATACCTTAACCATTATTAGAGAGTTAAGAGAACAAAACGTCGATGTATTCTTTGAAAAAGAAAATATTTATTCATCCGATACAAAGGTTGATTTTATGCTGACCATCTTCTCTTCTATCGCCCAAGAAGAAGCAAGGAACATTAGTGAAAATGTAAAATGGGGTTTTAGAAAAAGATTTAAAGAGGGTAAGGTACACATTAATACAAAGAGATTTCTTGGTTACGATAAGGATGATTTGGGAAAAATCATTATTAATGAAGCACAAGCTAAAACAGTGAGAATTATCTTTGATATGTATATATCAGGTGCTTCTTTAAAAGAGATCGTTTCCTTCTTAACAGAAAACCAACTCAAGAATGGTCGAGGTGAGGTCTTTTGGGTATCAGCGACAGTAAATGCCATTCTTACCAATGAAAAGTATTGTGGAGATGCCATTTTACAAAAGCGAGTGACTGTCGATTATTTAACGCATAAATCAGTTAAAAATGATGGCCATGCACCCAAGTACTACATTATGAATAACCATGAACCCATTATATCAAGGACCAAGTTTGAACTTGCCCAGGAACTAAAGAAAAAGCGCTCAAGGAAGCGCAAGCAATCAAACTACGGTAATATATACCCCCTGAGTGGTATCGTTTTTTGTGGCCAGTGTGGTGCGGTTATGAACCGGAGTTATTATAATTATGGCAAAGATAATGAAAGAGTTGTTTTGACCTGCAGAAAAAATAATAAAGGCCATGTTTGTTCAAACAAACCAATAGACAATAATACATTAGAAAAGGCCATTATTGATTCTATTAAGGCACTTAAATTATCCGATGAAAATATCATTGATGAAACCTTGGATATAGTTCAATCATGCCTAAACTCTACTCATATAGAAGATGAGATTACATCATTAAAAAAAGACATCACCAAAACTCAAAAAGACATCAAAGATATTATCAACATCAATGTCGATTCTATATCAAACAATAGTGATTTTTATAAATCAATTTATGATGAAAAGAAAGCTGAGCTGATTGATTTGAAAGCCAAGCTAAGCAATAAGAAATCGCTACTTCTAAGCAAACACCTACATGAAGAGCGTATACAAGAAATGAAGTTATTCTTGGATGGTCACATTGGATTAAACAAGAATATATTACTTAATGCTTATAAGTTTATCATTGCTCTTAATCCATCTGAAGCACTTCTACTCATTAATGATGAAGTCATTACTAATAAGAGAATTGATGAGGACTTGGATATTTATAAAGCCATCTCACCTATTTATACAGGATATGCAAAAAGTCCTAATGGCAAACAAGAAATCCATTATAAAGTTATCGATTTAAGGAAAGCAAAATGA
- a CDS encoding recombinase family protein: MSAVEIIDLNQIEKENAKQNVCAYARVSTTKELQATSLALQVETYTKLITEKPEWNFSGVFYDVGKSGTDTKHRTQFNQMIELAKAGGIDLIITKSISRFTRNTVDCLKIIQDLKRHKVEVWFEKENISSFDPKVELTMTIYASVAEEESKINSENTLWGVKKRFEDGVVPMVTSKVLGYKRDKDNNIIVDDKEAKIVRKIFNLYARGYSLYYIAEKLNEAGHKTKYKNLPYKKGAVRGILINEKYTGNALLQKSKRKKVGSRIGEKNQQTHPKYYVENSHPKIITKALWDKVHAIRNQRMMKYNHTTDIVKLKEQAKHKSIYSGFVQCGVCDKNYHFKVNNKKEKWATETLICASNREKKTCENDALFVKTFENQLLSHINDMIKNKYEFLNTLHEVLVSHPEIRKLNIDNHTLEDKLDEVNEHIKSLVSIDSEFEVKVLEELKERKASIETALTGNRNKLLTSHNVETKLKQYKLLLKDYKKPISSLSDFPFKAFFDKAIVYSRDRLEFILNPFNTDEDKITYSFPELMTYYTIRKTTHQSISKVICI, encoded by the coding sequence ATGAGCGCTGTAGAAATCATTGACTTAAATCAAATTGAAAAAGAGAACGCTAAACAAAATGTCTGTGCTTATGCTAGGGTTTCAACAACTAAAGAGCTACAGGCCACTTCTCTTGCCTTACAAGTGGAAACATACACAAAGTTGATCACTGAAAAACCTGAGTGGAACTTTTCCGGAGTCTTCTATGATGTTGGTAAGTCTGGGACAGATACAAAACATAGGACTCAATTTAATCAAATGATTGAACTGGCCAAGGCGGGTGGTATTGATTTAATCATTACCAAATCAATATCACGATTTACAAGAAACACAGTTGACTGTTTAAAGATTATTCAAGACTTAAAAAGACATAAGGTTGAGGTTTGGTTTGAAAAGGAAAACATCTCATCCTTTGATCCTAAAGTTGAATTAACCATGACCATTTATGCAAGTGTCGCTGAAGAGGAGTCAAAGATAAATAGTGAGAATACATTATGGGGTGTTAAAAAGCGTTTTGAAGATGGGGTCGTTCCCATGGTCACATCTAAAGTTTTGGGTTACAAAAGAGACAAAGACAACAATATCATAGTTGATGATAAAGAAGCTAAGATTGTAAGAAAGATATTTAATCTTTATGCTAGAGGTTATTCATTATATTATATAGCAGAAAAGTTAAATGAAGCGGGTCATAAAACCAAGTATAAAAACTTACCTTATAAAAAAGGTGCTGTTAGAGGGATTCTAATCAATGAGAAATACACTGGTAATGCCTTACTACAAAAATCAAAACGAAAAAAGGTAGGTAGTAGAATCGGAGAGAAAAACCAACAAACTCATCCAAAGTATTATGTGGAAAACTCTCATCCAAAGATTATTACAAAAGCCTTATGGGATAAGGTTCACGCTATAAGAAACCAAAGAATGATGAAATACAATCATACAACTGATATTGTAAAGTTAAAAGAACAAGCCAAGCATAAATCAATTTATAGTGGTTTTGTCCAGTGCGGTGTCTGTGACAAAAACTATCATTTCAAAGTCAATAACAAAAAAGAAAAATGGGCAACAGAAACTTTAATCTGTGCATCTAATAGAGAAAAGAAAACATGCGAGAATGATGCCTTGTTTGTTAAAACATTTGAGAATCAACTTCTATCACATATAAATGATATGATTAAAAACAAATACGAGTTTCTAAACACGCTTCATGAAGTCCTGGTATCTCACCCTGAGATAAGAAAACTTAATATTGATAATCACACATTAGAAGATAAGTTAGATGAGGTTAATGAACATATCAAGTCCTTAGTATCAATTGACAGTGAATTTGAGGTAAAGGTCCTTGAAGAACTAAAAGAAAGAAAAGCAAGCATTGAAACAGCTTTAACCGGAAACAGAAATAAGCTATTAACATCTCATAATGTTGAAACTAAACTCAAACAATACAAGCTACTTTTAAAAGACTACAAAAAGCCTATATCAAGCTTAAGTGATTTTCCTTTCAAAGCATTCTTTGACAAGGCAATTGTTTATAGTAGAGATAGACTTGAATTTATATTAAACCCCTTTAATACTGATGAGGATAAAATCACATACTCATTTCCTGAATTAATGACTTATTACACAATTAGAAAAACAACTCACCAATCAATAAGTAAGGTGATTTGTATATAA
- a CDS encoding VOC family protein, translating into MLYYYHKDAIHISKIDLLVKDLKISKDFYTNSIGFSVLKENENYISLTVDHETEIIRLHLNEDESYNNQKNNIYHFAILLPSRKDLGKFLHHLISKQIPIDGAADHLVSEAIYLQDPDGIGIEIYSDKDDSQWNYSNQQIEMETLPFDYKGVYYATDEDDIFRSLPIDTIIGHLHLQVDKLKETKEFYNEIIGFNIVNDKINNAVFMSDKNYHHHLAINSWSPQRSRVQRMKSFTITYPNCEKFIETFENLKKANIEFEETNDGILLKDPENTKIYLSIK; encoded by the coding sequence ATGCTTTATTACTATCATAAAGATGCAATACATATATCTAAAATAGATTTACTTGTAAAAGACTTAAAAATTAGTAAAGATTTCTATACAAACAGTATAGGTTTTTCAGTCTTAAAAGAAAATGAAAATTATATTTCTTTGACAGTAGATCATGAAACAGAAATTATTCGTCTTCATTTAAATGAAGACGAATCATATAACAATCAAAAGAATAATATCTATCATTTTGCCATACTTTTACCAAGCAGAAAAGATTTAGGTAAATTTCTACATCACTTAATTTCAAAACAAATACCTATAGACGGAGCTGCTGATCACTTAGTGAGTGAAGCAATTTATTTACAAGACCCTGATGGTATAGGAATCGAAATATACTCTGACAAGGATGATTCTCAATGGAATTACTCTAATCAGCAAATTGAAATGGAAACATTGCCTTTCGATTATAAAGGTGTATATTACGCTACTGATGAGGATGACATCTTTAGGTCCTTGCCAATTGACACCATTATTGGACACTTACATCTACAAGTTGATAAACTTAAAGAAACTAAAGAATTTTACAATGAAATTATCGGTTTTAATATCGTGAATGATAAAATAAATAACGCAGTCTTCATGTCTGACAAAAATTACCATCATCATTTAGCAATAAATTCTTGGAGCCCCCAAAGATCTAGAGTTCAAAGAATGAAATCATTTACTATCACTTATCCAAATTGCGAAAAATTTATTGAAACATTTGAAAATTTAAAAAAAGCAAATATTGAATTTGAAGAAACCAATGATGGTATTTTATTAAAGGATCCTGAAAACACAAAGATATATTTAAGTATAAAATAA
- a CDS encoding AEC family transporter → MDTLLFAINAVLPIIILMGLGYLLKHINFINDNFLSVANKFVYRIALPSMLFYNIYKIESFSDIQWNHVIFASTAILFLFILGMIIVKIFIPDEKQKGVIVQTIFRANFAIIGIPLAESIGGEAAVINLSMISAIAIPLMNILSVLALTMYIKEDQGKQIKTTIIKILKNPLIAGIFLGMIVLFVRSFIPLDKQGILVFSLEEDLRFLFLPVQWLGQTTSPIALIVLGGGFQFYVIKNLSRQIFIGTLIRSFITPFIILLAAIIIDKESNFFNFNYLVYPAFISLFASPTAITGAVMAKEMKNDYDLASQTVVWTTVMSIISIFLTVLLLKILEIL, encoded by the coding sequence ATGGATACATTATTATTTGCAATTAATGCAGTATTACCAATCATTATTTTAATGGGACTTGGTTACTTATTAAAACATATCAATTTCATCAATGATAATTTTTTAAGTGTAGCCAATAAATTTGTTTATAGAATTGCCTTGCCATCAATGTTATTTTACAATATCTATAAGATTGAGTCTTTTTCTGATATTCAATGGAATCATGTGATATTTGCTTCAACAGCTATACTATTCTTGTTTATACTTGGAATGATTATTGTTAAAATATTCATACCTGATGAAAAGCAAAAAGGCGTTATTGTTCAAACTATCTTTAGAGCTAACTTTGCAATTATAGGAATACCTTTAGCCGAAAGTATAGGTGGAGAAGCAGCTGTTATTAATCTTTCAATGATATCAGCGATTGCGATTCCACTGATGAATATATTGTCTGTTTTGGCCTTAACAATGTATATTAAAGAAGACCAAGGCAAACAAATCAAAACAACAATAATTAAGATATTGAAAAACCCCTTAATTGCCGGTATTTTTCTTGGTATGATAGTTTTATTTGTAAGATCTTTTATTCCCTTGGACAAGCAAGGTATACTTGTCTTTTCGTTAGAAGAGGACCTTCGATTCTTATTTTTACCTGTTCAATGGTTAGGTCAAACAACATCTCCGATTGCCTTGATTGTCTTAGGTGGAGGTTTTCAGTTTTATGTAATCAAGAACCTATCAAGACAAATATTTATTGGTACCTTAATTAGATCATTTATTACACCATTTATTATTCTGTTGGCAGCTATTATCATTGATAAGGAATCAAACTTTTTCAATTTTAATTATCTAGTATATCCTGCTTTTATTTCTTTATTTGCTTCTCCAACAGCCATTACTGGAGCTGTTATGGCCAAAGAAATGAAGAATGATTATGATTTGGCTTCTCAAACTGTTGTTTGGACAACGGTGATGTCAATAATTTCTATATTCTTAACTGTTTTATTGTTAAAGATTTTAGAAATATTATAA
- a CDS encoding adenosylcobalamin-dependent ribonucleoside-diphosphate reductase has translation MYVIKRNGVQEKFDKRKIADALYKAYRSVGNKKTKVQCTEYAKKISDELINFEEVSIEKIQDCVELFLMENKDYEVAKAYIKYREKQRLDRENPWSDNDERQDLILQKYLLPNETKKEFLKRVSFKRPALEKILRHKEAIFAGRNLYAIGREGNITGSNCYVTEDPEDNLESIYKVDYQIARTYSYGGGQGMNLSKIRPKGAKVNNSSNTTPGVMVFAEKYSHTTLNTQQESRRGALMLVLNVDHPDIIDFITTKLDLNKINGANISVAISDAFMQAVEEDGIWTMRYKTPYEDIIKKVKARDLLELISYSAHTMGDPGVMFIDHMNEYHLMSEYDEVKFTATNPCGEQPLMAHGSCNLASVNLNAFVKNPFTDESFFNWERFDHVVEEMIWSLDELLTMLGDRHALQEQRDHVKKYREVGLGVMGLADLALSMNLPYGSQAFIDFLDELMSRMINQAARASALKAKEDGVFPVYDYKKVSSSKFYQSVITAETDEIIKKYGLRNSRLLSIAPTGSISNIFGVSGGVEPYFQINYTRRIISMFEEEKKITVWEKTPLAMAKTLGVDPDELPEWTRITSQNISFEDRANVQATIQKYVDTAISSTFNLPNSASIDDVMNIYISSWKKGLKGATVFRDRCAKIGILSGVNEATEDLNPAVAPQFGIDETWANLKSGKVKEYRTHVLIEEAAYKPKRFEKELCPICKSVLVKKEGCIQCSNNDCDYEKCAI, from the coding sequence ATGTATGTAATTAAGAGGAATGGTGTTCAAGAAAAGTTTGATAAAAGAAAAATTGCGGATGCTTTATATAAGGCTTATCGCTCTGTAGGAAATAAAAAAACAAAAGTACAATGTACCGAATACGCTAAAAAAATCTCTGATGAACTCATCAATTTCGAAGAAGTCTCAATTGAAAAAATTCAAGACTGTGTTGAATTATTTTTAATGGAGAATAAAGATTACGAAGTTGCTAAAGCATATATTAAATACCGTGAAAAACAACGTTTAGACCGCGAAAATCCTTGGAGTGATAACGATGAAAGGCAGGATTTAATCCTCCAAAAATACTTATTACCAAATGAAACAAAGAAAGAATTTTTAAAAAGAGTATCATTTAAAAGACCTGCTTTAGAAAAAATACTTAGACATAAAGAAGCAATTTTTGCTGGAAGAAATTTATATGCTATTGGTAGAGAAGGCAATATTACTGGTAGTAATTGTTATGTTACTGAAGACCCAGAAGATAACTTAGAAAGCATCTATAAAGTTGATTACCAAATCGCTAGAACCTATTCATATGGCGGCGGTCAAGGTATGAATTTATCTAAAATTAGACCTAAGGGAGCTAAAGTAAACAATAGTTCAAATACAACACCTGGAGTTATGGTTTTTGCTGAAAAGTATTCACATACAACCTTAAATACCCAACAAGAGAGTCGACGCGGCGCATTAATGTTGGTTTTAAATGTAGATCATCCTGATATCATTGATTTTATTACAACAAAACTAGATTTAAATAAAATCAATGGTGCTAACATTTCAGTGGCTATCTCAGATGCCTTTATGCAAGCTGTTGAAGAAGATGGTATCTGGACTATGAGATATAAGACGCCTTATGAAGACATAATCAAAAAAGTAAAAGCAAGAGATTTATTAGAATTAATTTCTTATTCAGCACACACCATGGGAGATCCAGGTGTTATGTTTATAGATCATATGAATGAATATCACTTAATGAGTGAATATGATGAAGTCAAATTTACTGCAACAAATCCATGTGGAGAACAACCATTAATGGCTCATGGTTCATGTAACTTGGCTAGTGTAAATTTAAACGCTTTTGTTAAAAATCCTTTTACAGATGAATCATTCTTTAATTGGGAAAGATTTGATCATGTTGTTGAAGAAATGATTTGGTCATTAGATGAACTATTAACTATGTTGGGTGATAGACACGCCTTGCAAGAACAAAGAGATCATGTAAAAAAATACCGTGAGGTTGGTTTAGGAGTCATGGGCTTAGCAGATTTGGCTTTAAGTATGAATTTACCATACGGTTCGCAAGCATTTATTGACTTTTTAGATGAATTAATGAGTCGTATGATTAATCAAGCCGCAAGAGCATCTGCATTGAAAGCAAAAGAAGATGGAGTATTTCCTGTTTATGATTATAAAAAAGTTTCTTCATCTAAGTTTTATCAATCGGTAATTACGGCTGAAACAGATGAAATTATTAAAAAATATGGTTTAAGAAACTCAAGACTATTAAGCATTGCTCCAACAGGTTCAATTTCAAATATCTTTGGTGTTAGTGGCGGTGTAGAACCATACTTCCAAATAAATTACACTAGACGAATTATTTCTATGTTTGAAGAAGAAAAGAAGATTACTGTTTGGGAAAAAACACCGCTAGCAATGGCTAAGACACTTGGTGTTGATCCAGATGAATTACCTGAATGGACTCGAATAACATCGCAAAATATTTCTTTTGAAGACAGAGCCAATGTTCAAGCGACCATTCAAAAATATGTAGATACAGCTATTTCTTCAACCTTTAATTTACCTAATTCAGCATCTATAGATGATGTAATGAATATTTATATTTCTTCTTGGAAAAAAGGTTTAAAAGGCGCTACTGTCTTTAGAGATAGATGTGCAAAAATTGGAATTTTATCAGGCGTAAATGAGGCGACAGAAGATTTAAATCCTGCTGTAGCTCCTCAATTTGGTATTGATGAGACTTGGGCTAACCTAAAATCAGGAAAGGTTAAAGAATATAGAACTCATGTCTTGATTGAAGAAGCAGCTTATAAGCCAAAAAGATTTGAAAAAGAATTATGTCCTATTTGTAAGTCGGTCTTAGTAAAAAAAGAAGGTTGTATTCAATGTTCAAATAATGATTGCGATTATGAAAAATGCGCTATCTAA